The genomic stretch CTGATCTTTATGGAACAGGTTCGACAACATATAATTCAGTCGCAAACGCCTGGAATCAAGTCGGCGTCAATTAAATGATTGAAAGAAGAGTTCAAACAGGAACTCTTCTTTTTTTTGCTTTATCTAAAGGAAAGAGAGGAGGGGAAGTAGGATGAACGATCGAATGATGGAAATAGTAAGAAGGGAATAGAAGAGAGTGTTGTAGGGAGAGAAACTATAGTTGCTATAATAGTGATTGAGTTATTTTCCAATTTTGTTTGATAATGGTTATAATGAAAGCAGATCAAGGATCGGAGGCGAAAAATGGAACATTTAGATATGCATCACATATTTGAACTCGGACTTATTCTTACGATGATTGCGGCTGGTATTACGGCTATTGCAAAAAAACTGAAGCAACCATATCCCATTGCCCTCGTCATCATAGGAACGTTAATTGGATTATTTAACGTTCCGGTACTGGAGCCGCTTAAAATGTTTATTACTGAGGGGGACGTTTTTAATTTCGTTATTCTAACGATTTTCCTTCCAGCACTTCTAGGCGAGGCCGCTTTGAAATTACCTTTTGAACATTTAAATCAAAACAAAAAGCCGATCCTTGCTCTGGCTTTTGGGGGAACCTTTCTTTCTTTTCTAGTGATTGGGTTTTCTACCCATTTTCTACTAGGATTATCAATTCCCGTAGCATTCGTATTTGCGGCATTAATGAGTGCGACTGATCCCGTTAGTGTATTATCGATTTTTAAAAGTATGGGAGTCAATCATAAGCTTTCAACAGTTATAGAAGGAGAAAGTTTGTTTAATGATGGGCTTGCGGTTGTACTGTTTAAAATATCTGCTTTTTCTCTTCTAGCCTATCTCGATATGGGCTGGGGAGGACTAACGAGCGGTGCTTTTGAATTTGTAAAAGTTGTAGCGGGTGGATTACTGGTCGGTGGTGGTTTAGGCTATGCCATTTCCATCCTTACGAAGTACTTTGATGACTATCCACTTGAGATTATTTTTAGTATCCTTCTTTTCTACGGTTCTTATTTAACTGCAGAAAGCATTCATGTATCCGGTGTTATTGCCGTCGTAGTAGCAGCATTAACATTTGGTAACTTTGGCTCAAGAGTGGGTATGAGTCCAACTACCCGATTAAATATTAATAACTTTTGGGACGTAGCTGCACTGCTAGCGAATTCAATTGTATTTCTCATGGTTGGTCTAGAGATTACACGTATCAACTTTTCTGATCAGTGGGGAACAATTGGTCTAGCGCTCCTAATCGTTCTTATTGGAAGAAGTGTTGCGGTTTATGGCAGTACGCTATTCGTCAAGGGCCTTCCGTGGTCATGGAGACATGTTCTTAACTGGGGAGGTTTAAAAGGTTCTTTATCAATAGCTCTTGTTCTTAGCTTACCAGGCGATTTTGACGGACGAGATACGGTGTTAATTCTTACCTTCAGCATTGTGTTATTTTCTTTAGTGATACAAGGGTTAACGATTAAGCCGCTTATTAGCTATTTTGGCTTAAGAGCAAAGCACAGCGGATCAAAAGAGTATGAAGATATCGTTGCTAATTTGCATCGTTATGAAGCGGGAGTAGCAGAGATTAAGAAAGTAAAGACGCAACTCTTCGTACCTGAACCAGTTTATTCGGAATTGCTAAATCGTTACCAGGGTGAAATTGATAAAAGTCACCGAGAACTTGATACCTTGTTAAAGGAGTATCCGGAGCTTAAGAGAAGTCAGCTCATAACGTTAAGAAAGCACTCACTTTACGCTCAGTATGATAAGATTAACCAACTAGAACAAGAAGAAATCATTTCGGGAGAAATAGCTGGAAAGTATAAAGAACTATTGAATAATGGTCTTGCTGAATTTGAAGAAGAGGAAGTTGTGAAAGATTCAAAAAGAACACATTAAGCTGTTACATTTGTAGCAGCTTTTTCTTATGAAGTGCATATCCTATTATTAAGCTGGACAAAGCAAGCGTAATAATGAGAAAATTTCGTTTATTATTGATTGTACGGGGTATGGTTTACAGTAAGTAAAGCAATAAGGTATAGTGTAAAAAGTCATTTTCAACCACATGAAATAAACTCACAAGGAGGACTTTTGAGAGAAAATGCCTTATCTTCAGACCGATCGTCTGACCATCATTCCTTTCTCTTTTGATTTGATCAAAGCAATGACAAATAAGAAGGAACTAGAAAAGCTTTTGCATGTCGAAGTACCTGAAGAATTTAATAACGTTCAGTTTGAACAATTTTTACCTTTTCATCTAACTGATAGCACTATTTCAAGCCAAAGATGGGAAGGGATATTAATTCATACTTCAGATGAAAAAGTCATTGGTACGATGGGATATAACAATTTAGAAGCGACAAACAATCTTGAAGTTGGATATCAGTTAATTCCTGACTATCGCAATAAAGGATACGCCATTGAAATGGCTAGTGCTCTCGTTAGCTGGGCTTTTCCAGATAAGGAAAGTAATGAGGGTAAAGAAGAGATGAACAACGTGATGGACCGCACTGGTTTATCTAAATTAACAGTAGAACCACATCTCCTAAAACACAAAATTGATGAAGAAAAGTTTATAAAAGAAAATGAATATATGTAAAACCCTGCCGATGCAGGGTTTTTTTGTAGTTAATAAAAAATCTGCCTACACATTCTAAAATTTCTCTTCACTCAGCAGACTCACGTGTTAATGGATCAACTAATGAGGGTAATTACATTATGAAATGACGTGAAATATCAAACAATATCAAAACTATCACATATTTGCGAAATCACCGTCACCTCTCGTTAAAATAAGACTATAAACAAATCAAAGGGGAGAAAGGGTGACCGATTCATGGGTTACTATGATAATAATGAAACAAGAATGAAACAAACAAAAAGTGGAAGGAACTGGTTTCTTCCAAGTACGTTTGGCGCCATTGTAGGAGCATCTATTATGCTTGTTGCTGCGCCTTACGTCTCTAACACAGAGCAGCCATCAACGAATGAAGCCGCGGTTACAACAGCTAGTGGAAATGTAGAAACTTCGAATGTGGCTTATAATGTTTCTTCCGATATTACTTCAGCTGTACAAAAAGCACAGGATGCAGTAGTGAGTATAACAAGCTATCAGAGTGGTGGTTTTTCTTTAGAAGATCCTTCGGGTCAATCTGGGCAAGCAGCATCGTCTGGGTCTGGAGTGATTTATAAGAATGAAGGTGGTAAGGCCTATGTTGTGACAAATAATCACGTAGTCGAAGGCGCCTCTTCGGTAGAAGTAACGTTAAGTAATGAAAAAAAGGCGGAAGCAAAGGTACTTGGAACAGATGCATTAATGGATTTAGCTGTTTTAGAAATTGATGCAAAAGATGTCGAAGCTGTCGCAGAACTTGGTTCCTCATCAAATCTTCAAACTGGGGAACCAGCGATTGCAGTCGGTAATCCATTAGGTTTCCTCGAAGGGTCTGTAACACAGGGAATTATTAGTAATCCAAGT from Bacillus sp. Cs-700 encodes the following:
- a CDS encoding trypsin-like peptidase domain-containing protein gives rise to the protein MGYYDNNETRMKQTKSGRNWFLPSTFGAIVGASIMLVAAPYVSNTEQPSTNEAAVTTASGNVETSNVAYNVSSDITSAVQKAQDAVVSITSYQSGGFSLEDPSGQSGQAASSGSGVIYKNEGGKAYVVTNNHVVEGASSVEVTLSNEKKAEAKVLGTDALMDLAVLEIDAKDVEAVAELGSSSNLQTGEPAIAVGNPLGFLEGSVTQGIISNPSRTIPVDLDQNGQPDYEADVIQTDASINPGNSGGALINIKGQLIGINSSKIAEETVEGIGFAIPIEDAQPIIEQLEMTGEVKRPVMGVTPASLAEVPTQYWTGTLNLPADVESGVVLMGIAPNSPSSEAGLKEGDVVVKLDDTEVKDSAALRKYLYSNKEVGDKMEVTFYRDGQQQTVTMTLANQNGL
- a CDS encoding GNAT family N-acetyltransferase, with the protein product MPYLQTDRLTIIPFSFDLIKAMTNKKELEKLLHVEVPEEFNNVQFEQFLPFHLTDSTISSQRWEGILIHTSDEKVIGTMGYNNLEATNNLEVGYQLIPDYRNKGYAIEMASALVSWAFPDKESNEGKEEMNNVMDRTGLSKLTVEPHLLKHKIDEEKFIKENEYM
- a CDS encoding cation:proton antiporter produces the protein MEHLDMHHIFELGLILTMIAAGITAIAKKLKQPYPIALVIIGTLIGLFNVPVLEPLKMFITEGDVFNFVILTIFLPALLGEAALKLPFEHLNQNKKPILALAFGGTFLSFLVIGFSTHFLLGLSIPVAFVFAALMSATDPVSVLSIFKSMGVNHKLSTVIEGESLFNDGLAVVLFKISAFSLLAYLDMGWGGLTSGAFEFVKVVAGGLLVGGGLGYAISILTKYFDDYPLEIIFSILLFYGSYLTAESIHVSGVIAVVVAALTFGNFGSRVGMSPTTRLNINNFWDVAALLANSIVFLMVGLEITRINFSDQWGTIGLALLIVLIGRSVAVYGSTLFVKGLPWSWRHVLNWGGLKGSLSIALVLSLPGDFDGRDTVLILTFSIVLFSLVIQGLTIKPLISYFGLRAKHSGSKEYEDIVANLHRYEAGVAEIKKVKTQLFVPEPVYSELLNRYQGEIDKSHRELDTLLKEYPELKRSQLITLRKHSLYAQYDKINQLEQEEIISGEIAGKYKELLNNGLAEFEEEEVVKDSKRTH